One Streptomyces sp. P9-A2 DNA window includes the following coding sequences:
- a CDS encoding CBM35 domain-containing protein: MAGTLPAAGPAAAAADPQCVTVDLAASEGPVTHGANGALYGLSDDSVPSDAVLEPLKITSISQKPEGGAQHPNGDALTVSKSFFRNGGGEINVMMQDIYAKWPYEDLGINDYLPKVDKIVKEVSANPNSDRFVYIPFNEPDWIWYNIGVSDQAQYEINRDRFFKDWKTVYQRIRAIDPDARIAGPNETGYHTRLMTDFLAFAQRENVLPQVMTWHELSSSSLRDFQAHYDNYRSIERRLGIAPLKINIDEYANRRDLSVPGQLVQWVSMFERNKVYANQAYWDAAGNMDGNVVRSNIPNGGWWFFRWYAGLTGDTVKVTPPQANTIDTLQGLASLDTSRRQAQILLGGSAGDSDVVVRNVSRPVFGRTVTATVTEAAWSGYEGQHATPRVLARTKVKVADDGSVTVPLRGLHKMSAYRIVLTPGGSGTPSAASVPWSASYEAEDAAITGGRVYTQGTVSNPNGYAASGTKDVGSLNQASSKVDFTVTVPEAGRYDLSILYGNQSGAPATQKLSVDGADPVTVTYPSTENWTYRAKKDVSVELSAGTHVLSLSKGDAEVTLDRVDLTARTGAPSASYEATLADISGKPSYDYSSSAGVGTGALVLRQGDKTIFDVYAPRDGHYRVVSRASAAVKLTLHGEKVTAAPGRPLRLYLAAGNNRVAMTAGYASVRSLDVMGDGSTAGTLSYEAASATLAGGAKLVDSPHASAGSYIGDLGNSAAATAEFTVDAPRSGRYLLVVHYAHNDRRDNGHAYNTDIMSRTADITVGSATPRKVTFKNTWSWDDYWTLSVPVDLKEGSNSVTFGNTSAWAPNIDRIELGRVIGQP; encoded by the coding sequence ATGGCAGGCACCCTTCCCGCGGCGGGGCCCGCGGCAGCCGCCGCCGACCCGCAATGTGTCACCGTCGACCTCGCCGCCTCCGAAGGGCCGGTGACGCACGGCGCCAACGGCGCGCTGTACGGACTCAGTGACGACAGCGTGCCCAGCGACGCCGTCCTGGAGCCCTTGAAGATCACCAGCATCTCGCAGAAGCCGGAGGGCGGTGCCCAGCACCCCAACGGCGACGCACTCACCGTCTCCAAGTCGTTCTTCCGCAACGGTGGCGGCGAGATCAACGTGATGATGCAGGACATCTACGCCAAGTGGCCGTACGAGGACCTCGGCATCAACGACTACCTCCCCAAGGTCGACAAGATCGTCAAGGAGGTATCGGCCAACCCGAACAGCGACCGCTTTGTCTACATCCCGTTCAACGAGCCCGACTGGATCTGGTACAACATCGGCGTCTCCGACCAGGCGCAGTACGAGATCAACCGGGACCGGTTCTTCAAGGACTGGAAAACGGTGTACCAGCGCATTCGCGCGATCGACCCAGACGCGAGGATCGCCGGACCCAACGAGACGGGTTACCACACCCGGCTGATGACCGACTTCCTCGCCTTCGCCCAGCGGGAGAACGTCCTGCCCCAGGTGATGACCTGGCATGAGCTGAGCTCGAGCTCGCTGCGCGACTTCCAGGCACACTACGACAACTACCGCTCGATCGAACGTCGGTTGGGCATCGCACCGCTGAAGATCAACATCGACGAGTACGCCAACCGCCGTGACCTGTCCGTGCCGGGGCAGCTCGTGCAGTGGGTCTCGATGTTCGAGCGGAACAAGGTGTACGCCAACCAGGCCTACTGGGACGCCGCCGGCAACATGGACGGCAACGTGGTGCGGTCAAACATTCCCAACGGCGGCTGGTGGTTCTTCCGCTGGTACGCCGGGCTGACCGGCGACACCGTCAAGGTGACCCCACCGCAGGCCAACACCATCGACACCCTCCAGGGTCTCGCCTCCCTCGACACCTCGCGCCGCCAGGCGCAGATCCTGCTCGGCGGCTCCGCCGGCGACTCCGACGTCGTGGTGCGGAACGTTTCCCGACCCGTCTTCGGCCGCACGGTCACCGCGACGGTCACCGAGGCCGCCTGGTCCGGCTACGAGGGCCAGCACGCGACGCCGCGCGTCCTCGCGCGGACGAAGGTGAAGGTGGCCGACGACGGCTCGGTGACCGTCCCGCTGCGCGGCCTGCACAAGATGTCCGCGTACCGGATCGTCCTCACCCCCGGCGGCTCCGGCACCCCGTCCGCCGCCTCCGTGCCCTGGTCCGCCTCGTACGAGGCCGAGGACGCGGCCATCACCGGCGGCCGGGTCTACACCCAGGGCACCGTCAGCAACCCCAACGGCTACGCGGCCTCCGGAACGAAGGACGTCGGCTCGCTCAACCAGGCCTCAAGCAAGGTCGACTTCACCGTGACGGTGCCCGAGGCCGGGAGGTACGACCTGTCGATCCTCTACGGCAACCAGTCCGGCGCCCCCGCCACACAGAAGCTGTCCGTCGACGGCGCGGACCCGGTCACGGTCACCTACCCCTCTACGGAAAACTGGACCTACCGCGCCAAGAAGGACGTCAGCGTGGAGCTGTCGGCCGGAACCCATGTGCTGTCGCTCTCCAAGGGCGACGCCGAAGTCACCCTCGACCGCGTCGACCTGACCGCGCGCACCGGAGCCCCGTCCGCCTCGTACGAGGCCACGCTGGCGGACATCAGCGGAAAACCCTCGTACGACTACTCCTCCTCGGCCGGGGTAGGCACGGGTGCTCTGGTCCTGCGCCAGGGCGACAAGACGATCTTCGACGTGTACGCCCCACGCGACGGCCACTACAGGGTGGTGTCGCGGGCCTCGGCGGCGGTGAAGCTCACCCTGCACGGAGAGAAGGTGACGGCGGCGCCCGGCCGGCCCCTGCGGCTGTACCTGGCAGCGGGCAACAACCGCGTCGCCATGACGGCCGGGTACGCCTCCGTGCGCTCCCTGGACGTCATGGGTGACGGCTCGACCGCCGGCACGCTCTCCTACGAGGCCGCATCCGCCACCCTGGCGGGCGGGGCGAAGCTCGTCGACTCTCCCCACGCCTCCGCCGGTTCGTACATCGGCGACCTCGGCAACAGCGCCGCCGCCACCGCCGAGTTCACGGTAGACGCGCCCAGGTCCGGCCGCTATCTGCTGGTCGTCCACTACGCGCACAACGACCGGCGCGACAACGGTCACGCCTACAACACGGACATCATGTCCCGTACGGCGGACATCACGGTGGGGAGCGCCACTCCCCGGAAGGTCACCTTCAAGAACACCTGGAGCTGGGACGACTACTGGACGCTGAGCGTTCCCGTCGACCTGAAGGAGGGCTCCAACAGTGTGACGTTCGGGAACACGAGCGCGTGGGCTCCGAACATCGACCGGATCGAACTGGGTCGGGTCATCGGCCAGCCGTAG
- a CDS encoding carbohydrate ABC transporter permease: MTPVWRYGRPVLVLLLAGLAVGVPLWLVALTSAKPQADAVTPNLDLPRHWQPGSNYQDAVSQGEMVRGFFNSLIVVVPSVALVLILGAGAAWVFARRKSKLVSAAYALCISGLLLPPAVITIVMELRQLGLANTRPGMIAVYTGMYLSTSIFFMTGFIRTIPVELEEAARIDGAKPSRIFLRIVLPLLRPVIATATIMVMLYAWSDVFYAFFVLGGGERATLPLNLYQVAGAQLYLNNWHLVFAYVVVMSLPMVAVFLVGQRKIVSGITSGAVK, from the coding sequence ATGACCCCGGTGTGGCGGTACGGCCGCCCGGTCCTCGTCCTCCTCCTCGCCGGGCTCGCCGTGGGCGTACCGCTGTGGCTGGTCGCCCTCACGTCGGCCAAGCCGCAGGCGGATGCCGTCACGCCGAACCTGGACCTGCCGCGGCACTGGCAGCCCGGCAGCAACTACCAGGACGCCGTCAGCCAGGGCGAGATGGTGCGCGGCTTCTTCAACTCGCTCATCGTCGTGGTGCCTTCGGTGGCCCTCGTCCTGATCCTCGGAGCGGGCGCCGCCTGGGTCTTCGCCCGCCGCAAGTCCAAGCTGGTCTCGGCGGCGTACGCGCTGTGCATCAGCGGACTGCTGCTGCCGCCCGCCGTCATCACCATCGTGATGGAGCTGCGGCAGCTCGGGCTCGCGAACACCCGGCCCGGGATGATCGCCGTCTACACCGGAATGTACCTCTCCACGTCGATCTTCTTCATGACGGGCTTCATCCGTACCATCCCCGTCGAGCTGGAGGAGGCGGCGCGGATCGACGGGGCGAAGCCGTCCCGGATCTTCCTGCGGATCGTCCTCCCCCTGCTCAGGCCGGTGATCGCCACCGCGACGATCATGGTGATGCTCTACGCCTGGAGCGATGTCTTCTACGCCTTCTTCGTCCTCGGCGGCGGAGAGCGGGCGACCCTCCCACTGAACCTCTACCAGGTCGCCGGCGCCCAGCTCTACCTCAACAACTGGCACCTCGTCTTCGCGTACGTCGTGGTGATGAGCCTGCCCATGGTCGCCGTGTTCCTCGTCGGCCAGCGAAAGATCGTGTCCGGAATCACCAGTGGAGCCGTCAAGTGA
- a CDS encoding carbohydrate ABC transporter permease, translating into MADTAIRTRKQGSARVKGAAKRAGRLPRAATHHPWWFALPAIAVFAGFFLAPNLLNFYYPFTNWSSYHADIAFTGLDNFKTIADDGSLLRAIRTTLLYALLAALFQNGFGLVLALLLEADTRFNRFFRAVFFLPVLISALATGYVFQALLDQDGAVNSVLGTDVPWLGSTTWTLVLVTLIHGWKWMGLAMLIYLAGLKGIPGEMLEAAKCDGAGPWRTFRSVRWPMLAPAVTFNVTTALIGSMNTFDIVQATTGGGPAASTEVFNIYMFRVFGQGLYAQASAMSLVLFLVVVAIAIPLVIGLRRREQMP; encoded by the coding sequence ATGGCGGACACGGCCATACGTACGCGTAAGCAGGGGTCGGCACGAGTGAAGGGCGCAGCGAAGAGGGCGGGCCGGCTGCCGCGCGCCGCCACGCACCACCCCTGGTGGTTCGCGCTCCCCGCGATCGCCGTCTTCGCGGGCTTCTTCCTGGCGCCGAACCTGCTCAACTTCTACTACCCGTTCACCAACTGGTCCTCTTACCACGCGGACATCGCCTTCACCGGCCTCGACAACTTCAAGACCATCGCCGACGACGGCTCGCTGCTGCGCGCGATCCGCACGACCCTGCTGTACGCCCTGCTGGCGGCGCTGTTCCAGAACGGCTTCGGGCTCGTGCTCGCCCTGCTGCTGGAGGCCGACACCCGCTTCAACCGGTTCTTCCGCGCCGTCTTCTTCCTGCCGGTGCTCATCTCGGCGCTCGCCACCGGCTACGTCTTCCAGGCCCTGCTCGACCAGGACGGCGCCGTCAACTCCGTTCTCGGCACCGACGTTCCATGGCTGGGCTCGACGACCTGGACGCTGGTCCTGGTCACCCTCATCCACGGCTGGAAGTGGATGGGCCTGGCCATGCTGATCTATCTGGCCGGGCTCAAGGGCATCCCCGGCGAGATGCTGGAGGCCGCGAAGTGCGACGGCGCCGGCCCCTGGCGGACCTTCCGGTCGGTGCGCTGGCCGATGCTCGCGCCGGCGGTCACCTTCAACGTGACCACGGCGCTGATCGGGTCGATGAACACGTTCGACATCGTGCAGGCCACCACGGGTGGCGGGCCCGCGGCTTCCACCGAGGTGTTCAACATCTACATGTTCCGGGTCTTCGGGCAGGGCCTGTACGCCCAGGCCTCCGCGATGAGCCTCGTCCTGTTCCTGGTCGTGGTCGCCATCGCGATCCCGCTCGTCATCGGCCTGCGGCGAAGGGAGCAGATGCCATGA
- a CDS encoding ABC transporter substrate-binding protein, giving the protein MKTRALPALALICAVGLAVTACSDPTAGDSGADAKQTTVDPTARLDGVKLTVWTAQNTVNAPQQVIDAFEKATGAEVETQAIPDLYEQNVPTKLASGDRPDLMFWQPSISTLPFIQPQQNLLTLDGEEWVSRLGDTERSLGVIDGKRYAAIVTSPAMLGVYYNKDVFQQAGLSEKDFPTSYNDLLALGRTVTEKTDAAGFYEAGGDKWPLQWQMQIQLTDLDQQWWAGLNENKEKWTDPVVVAAIKKYKEELLDAGLAQKNYRTGTFTGQADALWKGEAAMALNVTSFQSQLQAKHPTAEIDRTIGWFPITNSSATGMYSPDQTNGVVAFRTGDEKRQNAARQFLAFWLGPDYAGYIKAMKIPSVQPSVPTPDGLPQTSKEQVAALSKAIGVFQAKAIVAPDTHLYLADMIYGKKSPQQVAQAIQDQFAQVAKAQGAPGF; this is encoded by the coding sequence ATGAAGACAAGAGCTCTCCCCGCCCTGGCACTGATATGCGCCGTCGGCCTGGCCGTCACCGCGTGCAGTGACCCCACCGCCGGCGACTCCGGTGCGGACGCGAAGCAGACGACGGTCGACCCGACCGCCCGCCTGGACGGCGTGAAGCTGACCGTGTGGACCGCGCAGAACACGGTCAACGCACCGCAGCAGGTCATCGACGCCTTCGAGAAGGCCACCGGCGCCGAGGTGGAGACCCAGGCGATCCCGGACCTGTACGAGCAGAACGTGCCGACCAAACTCGCCTCCGGCGACCGGCCCGACCTGATGTTCTGGCAGCCGTCCATCTCCACGCTGCCGTTCATCCAGCCGCAGCAGAACCTCCTGACCCTCGACGGGGAGGAGTGGGTCTCCAGGCTCGGCGACACCGAGCGCTCGCTCGGCGTCATCGACGGCAAACGGTACGCGGCCATCGTCACCAGCCCCGCCATGCTCGGCGTCTACTACAACAAGGACGTCTTCCAGCAGGCGGGACTGAGCGAGAAGGACTTCCCCACGTCGTACAACGATCTCCTGGCCCTCGGCCGGACCGTCACGGAAAAGACCGACGCGGCCGGCTTCTACGAGGCCGGCGGCGACAAGTGGCCCCTCCAGTGGCAGATGCAGATCCAACTCACCGACCTCGACCAGCAGTGGTGGGCCGGCCTGAACGAGAACAAGGAGAAGTGGACCGACCCGGTCGTCGTCGCCGCCATCAAGAAGTACAAGGAGGAATTGCTCGACGCGGGGCTCGCCCAGAAGAACTACCGGACCGGCACCTTCACCGGACAGGCGGACGCGCTGTGGAAGGGCGAGGCCGCCATGGCCCTCAACGTCACCTCCTTCCAGAGCCAGTTGCAGGCCAAGCACCCCACGGCGGAGATCGACCGGACGATCGGCTGGTTCCCGATCACCAACTCCTCCGCCACCGGCATGTACTCACCCGACCAGACCAACGGTGTGGTTGCCTTCAGGACCGGCGACGAGAAACGGCAGAACGCAGCCCGGCAGTTCCTCGCCTTCTGGCTCGGCCCCGACTACGCCGGCTACATCAAGGCGATGAAGATCCCGTCCGTACAGCCCTCCGTGCCCACCCCCGACGGGCTCCCGCAGACGTCCAAGGAGCAGGTCGCGGCCCTGTCCAAGGCCATCGGGGTCTTCCAGGCCAAGGCCATCGTCGCCCCGGACACGCACCTCTACCTCGCCGACATGATCTACGGCAAGAAGAGCCCGCAGCAGGTCGCCCAGGCGATCCAGGACCAGTTCGCGCAGGTGGCCAAGGCTCAGGGCGCACCCGGCTTCTAG
- a CDS encoding LacI family DNA-binding transcriptional regulator produces the protein MNVTGHTRRPASIRDVATAAGVSYQTVSRVINGHPSVKPSTRERVLAAIDELGFRRNATALALASGRGRAVTVLTANTTHYGYASILQGIEEAARAASYAVGIGVLESVDEAAAAAAVQRAADAGGGLIVIAYDPAGVRALGAVPAGLPVVGVIETPASPPGNDRPWVWTDDREAAYEATRHLLALGHETVHYVAIPSSTRRTSARTTGWRQALKEAGAPEPLPVQGCWGPAGGHGAGRKLAKDPDVTAILCGNDDLALGVLRALHESGRSVPGEVSVAGFDDAPHSAYLTPSLTTVRLDFTGLGRAAFALLHGVLEESAHIAPHPVSVPELVVRESSGAPPAGG, from the coding sequence ATGAATGTGACCGGTCACACAAGGCGCCCTGCGAGCATCAGGGACGTCGCGACCGCCGCCGGGGTCTCCTACCAGACCGTCTCCCGGGTGATCAACGGCCATCCCAGCGTCAAGCCGTCCACCCGGGAACGGGTGCTCGCCGCCATCGACGAACTGGGCTTCCGTCGCAACGCCACCGCGCTCGCCTTGGCCAGCGGACGCGGCAGGGCCGTGACCGTGCTCACGGCCAACACCACCCACTACGGTTACGCCTCCATTCTCCAGGGCATCGAGGAGGCCGCCCGCGCCGCCTCGTATGCGGTGGGAATCGGCGTCCTCGAATCGGTGGACGAGGCCGCTGCCGCCGCCGCGGTGCAACGGGCGGCGGACGCGGGCGGCGGGCTGATCGTGATCGCCTACGATCCGGCCGGTGTACGGGCCCTGGGCGCCGTCCCCGCCGGACTGCCGGTCGTCGGCGTGATCGAGACCCCCGCGAGCCCGCCCGGGAACGACCGCCCCTGGGTGTGGACCGACGACCGCGAGGCCGCCTACGAGGCGACCCGCCATCTGCTCGCCCTCGGCCACGAGACCGTGCACTACGTCGCCATCCCCTCCAGCACCCGGCGCACCAGCGCCCGCACCACCGGCTGGCGGCAGGCGCTCAAGGAGGCGGGAGCGCCCGAGCCCCTTCCGGTACAAGGCTGCTGGGGTCCGGCCGGCGGCCACGGGGCGGGCCGGAAGCTGGCGAAGGACCCGGACGTCACCGCGATCCTGTGCGGCAACGACGACCTCGCGCTCGGGGTGCTGCGTGCCCTGCACGAGTCCGGCCGGTCCGTCCCCGGCGAGGTCAGCGTCGCCGGCTTCGACGACGCCCCGCACTCCGCTTATCTGACCCCGTCTCTGACGACCGTACGCCTGGACTTCACCGGCCTCGGGCGGGCCGCCTTCGCCCTGCTGCACGGGGTGCTGGAGGAGTCCGCGCACATCGCCCCGCACCCCGTCTCCGTGCCGGAGCTGGTGGTGCGGGAGAGCTCGGGGGCGCCGCCCGCGGGTGGCTGA
- a CDS encoding alpha-galactosidase — protein MTDTADSTTKVADYPDARISWGHSALRIEIATASDGTLRLVRLTPPGDTGPTCGPEMALPLVELTALGHGSGWSGPRFTGTAFGTRLRYRDHRSGSRAGWVWLTVELRDRASGLTALVELTSPVGLPVLRSRVRLRNEGTEPLVIQSVSSLLLGGLPVPDALDVHHARNDWLAECRWHAEPLRDTVADINVGAHQHDSRAALVLTGRGSWSTDGHLPMGALTERGGGRTWLWQIESPAGWRWDLGEHTHGTYLALNGPTDAEHQWRVRLAPGTEFTTVPGALALGTGFDAAMGALTSYRRAVRRPHPDHTTLPVVFNDYMNTLMGNPTTEKLLPLIDAAAEAGAEYFCIDSGWYDDDTEGWWDSVGAWQPSPRRFPDGGIQAVLDRIRERGMVPGLWLEPEVVGVRSPLATSLPPDAFFQRDGVRIGEQGRHQLDLRHPAARAHLDKTVDRIVGGWGVGYLKLDYNIVVDPGTCAPGDIAPGAGLLGHAQAYLDWLSDVLDRYPGLVVENCASGGMRMDGATLAVTQLQSTSDQQDPLRYPTIAAAAPTAVPPEQGAVWAYPQPGFDDDLITFTLGGALLGRIHLSGHLDRMSEHQLELVRDAVGAYRTIRGDLAQAVPFWPLGLPGWTDEWLALGMRVPGGRTSYLTVWRRGGEAELRVPVGHLAGREVRADILHPSAADAGSAAWDGNGLRVSLPRVPAVLLVRLTSGG, from the coding sequence TTGACCGATACGGCGGATTCGACGACGAAGGTCGCCGACTACCCGGATGCCAGGATCAGTTGGGGACACTCGGCGCTCCGGATCGAGATCGCCACCGCCTCCGACGGGACCCTCCGGCTGGTCCGGCTGACCCCACCCGGCGACACCGGACCTACCTGCGGACCGGAGATGGCCCTCCCCCTCGTCGAACTGACCGCCCTCGGCCACGGCAGCGGCTGGTCCGGGCCGCGCTTCACCGGTACGGCCTTCGGTACGCGGCTGCGGTACCGGGACCACCGCAGCGGCAGCCGCGCCGGCTGGGTGTGGCTGACCGTCGAACTCCGGGACCGCGCGAGCGGGTTGACGGCGCTGGTCGAGTTGACGTCCCCGGTCGGATTGCCGGTGCTCCGCTCCCGCGTCCGGCTCCGCAACGAGGGCACCGAGCCCCTGGTCATCCAGTCGGTCAGCAGCCTGCTGCTCGGCGGCCTGCCCGTTCCGGACGCTCTCGACGTGCACCACGCCCGCAACGACTGGCTCGCGGAGTGCCGTTGGCACGCCGAGCCGCTGCGCGACACCGTCGCCGACATCAACGTCGGCGCCCACCAGCACGACAGCCGGGCCGCCCTCGTCCTCACCGGACGCGGCAGCTGGTCCACCGACGGCCACCTGCCGATGGGAGCGCTGACGGAAAGGGGCGGCGGCCGGACCTGGCTGTGGCAGATCGAGTCCCCGGCCGGCTGGCGCTGGGACCTGGGCGAACACACGCACGGCACGTATCTGGCGCTGAACGGCCCCACGGACGCGGAGCACCAGTGGCGGGTCAGGCTCGCTCCGGGCACGGAGTTCACCACCGTGCCGGGGGCGCTGGCCCTCGGCACCGGGTTCGACGCGGCAATGGGGGCGCTGACCTCGTACCGCCGTGCCGTACGCCGTCCGCACCCGGACCACACCACGCTCCCCGTCGTCTTCAACGACTACATGAACACCCTGATGGGCAACCCGACGACGGAGAAGCTGCTGCCGCTGATCGACGCGGCCGCCGAGGCCGGGGCGGAGTACTTCTGCATCGACTCCGGCTGGTACGACGACGACACCGAGGGCTGGTGGGACAGCGTCGGCGCATGGCAGCCCTCACCGCGTCGCTTCCCCGACGGCGGGATCCAGGCGGTCCTGGACCGGATCCGGGAGCGAGGCATGGTGCCCGGGCTGTGGCTGGAGCCGGAGGTCGTCGGGGTGCGCAGCCCCCTGGCGACCAGCCTCCCGCCGGACGCCTTCTTCCAGCGGGACGGCGTGCGCATCGGCGAACAGGGCCGCCACCAACTGGACCTGCGGCACCCGGCCGCCCGTGCGCACCTCGACAAGACGGTGGACCGGATCGTCGGCGGCTGGGGCGTGGGCTATCTCAAACTGGACTACAACATCGTGGTCGATCCGGGAACCTGCGCCCCCGGTGACATTGCGCCGGGAGCCGGGCTGCTCGGCCACGCCCAGGCCTACCTGGACTGGCTGTCCGACGTTCTGGACCGTTACCCCGGGCTGGTCGTGGAGAACTGCGCCTCGGGCGGGATGAGGATGGACGGGGCCACTCTCGCCGTCACTCAGCTCCAGTCCACCAGCGACCAGCAGGACCCGCTGCGCTACCCAACGATCGCCGCGGCCGCGCCGACGGCGGTTCCGCCCGAGCAGGGCGCCGTCTGGGCCTACCCGCAGCCCGGGTTCGACGACGACCTGATCACCTTCACCCTGGGCGGCGCACTGCTCGGACGGATTCATCTGTCCGGCCACCTCGATCGGATGTCGGAGCATCAGCTCGAGCTCGTACGGGACGCGGTGGGGGCGTACAGGACGATCCGCGGGGATCTGGCACAGGCGGTACCGTTCTGGCCGCTGGGTCTTCCGGGGTGGACGGACGAGTGGCTGGCCCTGGGGATGCGGGTGCCTGGTGGCCGTACGTCCTACCTCACCGTCTGGCGCCGTGGGGGAGAGGCCGAACTCCGGGTTCCGGTAGGGCACCTGGCAGGGCGGGAGGTCCGTGCGGACATCCTGCACCCGTCCGCGGCGGATGCGGGCTCGGCGGCCTGGGACGGGAACGGACTGCGGGTGTCACTGCCGCGCGTGCCCGCCGTCCTGCTGGTCCGTCTCACTTCGGGCGGATAG
- a CDS encoding DUF6907 domain-containing protein produces MDTVIPQPVPAAATACPTWCDWDHTATHQDDSPHMLLGPGIAAPRRAGKPGWLELLTTLTCDRSDEEPDAQPYVMLEATRAEEAEVTSREQLRQLIHELRQMADELQKWEHHLPDTPAAHSQA; encoded by the coding sequence ATGGACACGGTCATCCCTCAACCAGTTCCCGCGGCGGCCACCGCCTGCCCCACATGGTGCGACTGGGACCACACCGCCACTCACCAGGACGACAGCCCTCACATGCTGCTGGGACCTGGGATCGCCGCTCCCCGCCGCGCCGGAAAGCCGGGATGGCTGGAACTTTTGACCACCCTGACCTGCGACCGTTCCGACGAAGAACCTGACGCTCAGCCGTACGTCATGCTCGAGGCCACGAGAGCAGAAGAAGCCGAGGTGACCAGCAGGGAACAGCTCCGGCAACTCATCCACGAGCTACGCCAGATGGCAGACGAGCTGCAGAAGTGGGAGCACCACCTGCCCGACACACCCGCCGCACACAGCCAGGCCTGA
- a CDS encoding transposase: MPPVTHASAPRNPPSIPPSTAEHQQATTKINTQAPQLRHIRRLRWDAVELVWPSGRTVTEVARELGVSPESLRGWVKKARAAQDTGSGLDARGRGGPSIESLSNPERFRCDVHWFSSSGHPRKACL; the protein is encoded by the coding sequence ATGCCACCAGTCACCCACGCCTCCGCGCCGCGTAACCCTCCCTCGATACCGCCCAGTACAGCTGAGCATCAGCAGGCCACAACCAAGATCAATACGCAAGCGCCCCAGCTACGCCACATCCGTAGGCTCCGCTGGGACGCGGTCGAACTCGTGTGGCCGTCGGGCCGGACAGTGACCGAGGTCGCGCGGGAACTCGGGGTCAGTCCGGAGTCGTTGCGGGGCTGGGTGAAGAAGGCCCGCGCCGCCCAGGACACCGGATCGGGACTCGATGCCCGGGGGCGGGGCGGGCCGTCGATCGAGTCCCTGTCGAATCCGGAGCGGTTCAGGTGTGACGTGCACTGGTTCAGTTCGAGTGGGCATCCACGGAAAGCCTGCCTGTAG
- a CDS encoding PPOX class F420-dependent oxidoreductase, which produces MFWRERRTCFLTTLRPDGTPHLIPVGVTYDPQARIARVITDGGSKKARNVRAALAVGTEARVSVGQVEGRRWCTLEGTAVIKDDPASVADAERRYAERYKTPRVNPNRVVIEITVSRVMGTAKPSGW; this is translated from the coding sequence ATGTTCTGGCGGGAGCGCCGCACGTGCTTCCTGACCACGCTCAGGCCTGACGGCACTCCGCACCTCATCCCCGTCGGCGTCACCTACGACCCCCAGGCACGGATCGCCCGCGTCATCACCGACGGCGGCAGCAAGAAGGCGCGCAACGTCCGCGCCGCCCTGGCCGTCGGCACCGAGGCACGCGTGTCCGTGGGGCAGGTCGAAGGCCGGCGCTGGTGCACTCTCGAAGGCACAGCCGTGATCAAGGACGATCCCGCCTCCGTTGCCGATGCCGAGCGCCGGTACGCCGAGCGGTACAAGACCCCGCGGGTCAACCCGAACCGGGTCGTCATCGAGATCACCGTCAGCCGCGTCATGGGCACCGCGAAGCCCTCCGGGTGGTGA